One Thermoplasma volcanium GSS1 genomic window carries:
- the uppS gene encoding polyprenyl diphosphate synthase yields the protein MGISGKLGDIASKVYEDVLMEEVKKYPRPRHVGIITDGNRRYARIVGIPENEGHVKGKNKVEEVLDWCMELDIKIVTFYAFSTENFKRSPEEVDFLFHLINDAFISLLKDERVYKNKINVKVIGNVSMLPEYLRETIKITEETTKNFSNYHMNLAIGYGGREEILDAIKRIARDAIAGKINVDEIDESKFRNYLYDGNLPDPDLILRTSGEERISNFLLWQSAYSELYFSDVYWPEFSKLDFLRAIYSYQRRQRRFGR from the coding sequence ATGGGAATATCAGGAAAATTAGGGGACATAGCCTCTAAGGTATATGAAGACGTACTTATGGAAGAGGTTAAGAAGTACCCGCGACCTAGGCATGTCGGCATAATAACTGATGGAAACAGAAGATATGCAAGAATAGTTGGTATTCCCGAGAACGAGGGCCACGTAAAGGGCAAAAACAAAGTCGAGGAAGTCCTCGACTGGTGTATGGAGCTTGATATTAAAATCGTAACTTTTTATGCATTTTCAACGGAAAATTTCAAAAGAAGCCCTGAGGAAGTTGATTTTCTATTTCACCTAATAAATGATGCTTTCATTTCCTTGTTAAAGGACGAGCGCGTTTATAAAAATAAAATAAACGTCAAGGTCATAGGTAATGTATCAATGCTCCCAGAGTATCTAAGAGAGACCATTAAGATAACAGAGGAAACGACTAAAAACTTCTCTAATTACCATATGAACCTCGCCATAGGGTACGGAGGTAGGGAGGAAATCTTAGACGCAATTAAAAGAATAGCTAGAGATGCTATCGCAGGAAAAATAAACGTAGATGAGATCGACGAGAGCAAGTTTAGGAACTATCTATACGATGGAAATTTACCGGATCCAGATCTTATTCTAAGGACTAGCGGCGAAGAGAGAATTTCAAATTTCCTCCTCTGGCAAAGCGCTTATTCTGAGCTTTACTTCTCTGATGTCTACTGGCCAGAATTTTCTAAATTAGATTTTCTTAGAGCAATATATTCGTACCAAAGGAGGCAGAGGAGGTTTGGAAGGTAA
- a CDS encoding MarR family transcriptional regulator, whose translation MSLRDVLLRELKRARGLGIDQFQIEEMMGFSKSTVSEALKDLEEKGIIKRRTIGGKIKHVWLAEYYPYYDEKLLRIGCLRSTEYVKFVSVAKNYSESKGIDLIVRFYDDAISLMNDLSQGLLEFALAPIFTEIIYSISNRNSIILGAVASGGSGVYKNVNCNCGKILTSESSSMMILAREFAKTRKISEIAIFKDPRRAIKDYESFKAEYIVIWEPYASKIMGEKMASFSDVLDSFPCCGISVSENNRENRTLIEIVRLYKRSRFTAREDVIDIFAKSTSVSPKTAKASLENYIWDIKFYRSDLKKYLEFIGYPPIEEIIEKIYEEV comes from the coding sequence ATGAGCCTTAGAGACGTACTGCTTCGGGAGCTTAAGCGAGCCAGGGGCCTCGGAATAGATCAATTCCAGATAGAAGAAATGATGGGGTTCTCCAAATCCACGGTATCCGAGGCTCTGAAGGATCTAGAAGAGAAAGGTATAATCAAGAGAAGGACAATAGGTGGCAAGATAAAGCACGTTTGGCTTGCAGAATACTACCCTTACTATGATGAAAAATTACTGAGGATAGGTTGTCTCAGGTCGACCGAGTACGTTAAATTTGTTAGTGTAGCTAAGAACTACAGTGAATCTAAAGGTATAGATTTAATTGTCAGATTCTACGACGATGCAATTAGCTTGATGAACGATCTTTCACAGGGGCTTCTGGAATTCGCTTTAGCTCCTATTTTTACAGAGATAATATATTCTATTTCAAATAGAAACTCAATCATACTAGGTGCTGTTGCTTCAGGTGGATCTGGAGTATATAAAAATGTGAATTGCAACTGTGGAAAGATACTAACGAGCGAATCATCTTCAATGATGATCCTCGCAAGAGAATTTGCAAAGACGAGGAAAATAAGTGAAATTGCAATATTTAAGGATCCGAGAAGAGCAATAAAAGACTACGAATCATTTAAAGCAGAATATATCGTTATATGGGAACCATACGCCTCAAAAATAATGGGAGAAAAGATGGCTAGTTTCTCCGACGTATTGGATAGCTTTCCGTGCTGTGGGATTAGCGTATCTGAAAATAATAGAGAAAACAGAACCCTCATAGAAATAGTCAGGTTATATAAGAGATCAAGATTTACTGCAAGGGAAGACGTGATCGATATATTTGCTAAATCTACATCCGTTTCACCTAAAACGGCCAAGGCTAGCCTTGAAAACTATATATGGGACATAAAGTTCTATAGGTCAGACTTAAAAAAATACCTTGAATTTATAGGCTATCCGCCAATTGAAGAAATAATAGAAAAGATATACGAAGAAGTCTAA
- a CDS encoding ribbon-helix-helix domain-containing protein, whose product MVEEKRITVRLPLSLVDEIQNLVDTGEFESMSDVVRRALVYLTESRTAKKEYVKVDLLIPKKIVSDSDGKIGTSITLDDLASLVLDRMNSRVARDAIKKIVNEENIK is encoded by the coding sequence TTGGTCGAGGAGAAAAGAATCACCGTTAGATTGCCTCTTTCGCTTGTTGATGAAATTCAGAACTTAGTAGATACAGGGGAATTTGAAAGCATGTCTGATGTTGTGCGTAGGGCTTTGGTCTATTTGACCGAGTCCAGAACGGCAAAGAAGGAATACGTTAAAGTGGATCTGCTGATACCGAAGAAAATTGTTTCTGATAGTGATGGAAAGATAGGCACGTCCATAACTTTGGACGATCTTGCTTCGCTGGTACTGGATAGGATGAACAGCAGGGTAGCAAGAGACGCCATAAAGAAAATAGTGAATGAAGAAAATATTAAATAA
- the pheT gene encoding phenylalanine--tRNA ligase subunit beta — MVVVRRLRQSLVDEYGKEIYSLLKSFADVIGYSFEDEEEIKIEFNPDRPDLFSIPTLVGAAKIFYYNEPIVRSLFQASEIEVAISEGVSFIRPYFAGFVAEGPSIGSKLDDLIDYQEIIHQTVGKERKKVSIGIHDLDKTEPPFRYTTISKLERMKTYDSFEGTIEDVLQKHPKGMAYSSLLPDSRRVPAILDKNGGILSVPPIVNGIMTKIEPETRKFFVDITGMDSNSVKYAFYLLANFFQSSKYRISLPKIKGSYGPSKKEILDFNFRPYRLNLKYVSRYLGDKVSEENVILNLRKMGYVAEPGYPEVMVYVPGFRVDVMGLVDIIEDFIKSYGIENVREQYVSPGTIGSPNIFNEIKEKIRDVVVGLGFQEVMTFVLTGKYYQEDFQGEVRIENPKSEDYSVIRDRLYLNLLDLLARNKKHPLPQRIFEIGDVIVHGKQETHLCVMVEDNRSGVSTSKSILTSFLKRFSDHESKISGKKIYGCIEGRSGEIFLSGKSIGVIGEVHPSTLENFGLVNPISFFEINIQELIDQHQ, encoded by the coding sequence ATGGTAGTTGTACGAAGATTGAGACAGTCGCTTGTTGATGAATACGGGAAGGAGATATATTCTCTATTGAAAAGCTTTGCAGATGTAATAGGGTATTCGTTTGAAGATGAAGAAGAAATAAAAATTGAATTCAATCCAGACCGGCCTGATCTGTTTTCGATTCCCACGCTTGTTGGCGCAGCGAAGATTTTCTATTACAACGAACCTATTGTCAGGTCTCTATTTCAGGCAAGTGAAATTGAGGTTGCTATTTCAGAAGGTGTCAGTTTTATACGGCCATATTTCGCTGGGTTTGTCGCTGAAGGTCCATCCATAGGTTCTAAATTGGACGATCTCATAGATTATCAAGAAATCATACATCAGACCGTGGGTAAAGAAAGAAAGAAAGTATCGATAGGGATACACGATCTTGACAAAACAGAGCCACCATTCCGTTATACTACAATTTCTAAATTGGAAAGGATGAAAACGTATGATTCATTTGAGGGGACAATTGAGGATGTATTACAGAAGCATCCTAAAGGGATGGCTTATTCATCTCTACTGCCAGATTCTCGGCGTGTACCAGCGATACTTGATAAGAACGGTGGTATTTTGTCTGTACCACCAATAGTTAATGGTATAATGACAAAGATAGAGCCAGAAACACGTAAATTCTTTGTTGATATAACAGGAATGGATTCAAATTCTGTTAAATATGCTTTTTACCTTTTGGCAAATTTCTTCCAGAGCTCGAAATACAGGATCAGCCTTCCTAAGATAAAGGGAAGCTACGGCCCTTCAAAGAAGGAGATTTTAGATTTCAATTTCCGTCCCTATCGTTTAAACCTGAAATATGTATCTAGGTATCTTGGCGATAAAGTATCTGAAGAAAATGTTATTTTGAACTTAAGAAAGATGGGTTATGTAGCTGAGCCAGGATATCCAGAGGTTATGGTTTACGTTCCTGGTTTTAGAGTAGACGTAATGGGTCTTGTAGATATAATTGAAGATTTTATAAAATCATATGGAATAGAAAACGTAAGGGAGCAGTACGTATCGCCTGGAACAATAGGTTCCCCTAATATATTCAATGAGATCAAGGAAAAAATCAGGGATGTTGTAGTGGGCTTAGGGTTTCAAGAGGTAATGACATTCGTGTTGACTGGAAAATATTATCAAGAAGATTTTCAGGGTGAGGTGCGTATTGAAAACCCAAAGAGCGAAGACTACTCTGTTATAAGGGATAGACTCTATCTAAACTTGCTTGATCTCCTCGCAAGAAACAAGAAACACCCTCTTCCACAAAGGATATTTGAAATTGGAGATGTCATCGTGCATGGCAAACAAGAAACACATCTTTGCGTGATGGTTGAAGACAATAGAAGCGGAGTCTCAACATCTAAATCAATTCTTACCTCTTTTCTAAAAAGATTTTCGGACCACGAATCGAAAATATCGGGCAAAAAGATCTATGGCTGTATTGAAGGAAGATCTGGGGAAATATTCCTTTCAGGGAAAAGTATAGGTGTAATTGGAGAGGTACACCCATCCACACTGGAAAATTTCGGCCTAGTAAACCCTATATCATTTTTTGAAATAAATATCCAGGAGCTAATAGACCAACATCAATGA
- a CDS encoding gamma carbonic anhydrase family protein yields the protein MRIGKNVYIAETAVVIGDVDIADGVSIFDSAVLRADLEKIIIGENTNIQDNVTIHTDVGYPTRIGKYVSIGHNAVVHGCTVEDEVLIGMGAIIMNGAQIGHGSIVGAGAVVTKGFKAPEYSVILGLPAKVMRLNQDQISYVKANAEDYIKLRDLYLSGKFERYRKNSDH from the coding sequence ATGAGGATTGGAAAGAACGTATACATAGCTGAAACAGCAGTAGTAATAGGTGATGTTGATATAGCCGATGGGGTTTCTATTTTTGACAGTGCAGTTTTGAGAGCAGATTTAGAAAAAATCATAATAGGAGAAAACACAAACATCCAGGATAACGTAACTATACATACGGATGTGGGGTATCCAACAAGAATTGGAAAATATGTATCAATTGGACACAACGCTGTCGTCCATGGATGTACTGTGGAGGATGAGGTACTCATTGGTATGGGCGCAATAATTATGAACGGGGCTCAAATTGGACACGGATCTATAGTTGGAGCTGGAGCTGTTGTAACAAAAGGATTCAAAGCACCTGAATATTCTGTAATACTTGGTTTACCAGCAAAAGTGATGAGGTTAAATCAAGACCAGATATCTTATGTAAAAGCCAATGCTGAGGATTACATAAAACTCAGGGATCTATACCTTTCGGGGAAATTTGAAAGGTACAGGAAAAATTCTGATCATTGA
- a CDS encoding flagellin B1 — MNKLLRKVRKAFSLKADNKAETGIGTLIVFIAMVLVAAVAATVLVHTAGTLQQKATSTGSQTTQQVSTGIQVNSIYGLDSNKSVPTHGVIEWLAIQISITAGSSPINLANVTISLTYHGVSASLTYVGLENIGNATVTNDVYGFNSAVGGTNNVFNSSYFKTINGASNGSKHFAILVLSDPTNSMTAQYPVISYEDQVDLLVNVSAVFGGITEGQAVSGEVQAPVGSPGVIQFTAPESFVSDVIQLQ; from the coding sequence ATGAATAAGCTCTTAAGAAAAGTGCGTAAAGCGTTCAGCCTTAAGGCAGATAACAAGGCTGAAACGGGGATCGGCACACTGATAGTTTTTATAGCCATGGTTCTCGTGGCTGCAGTGGCTGCAACTGTCCTCGTACACACCGCAGGAACTCTGCAGCAAAAGGCAACGAGCACGGGGTCTCAGACAACACAGCAGGTATCTACCGGTATACAGGTTAACAGTATATATGGGTTAGACTCAAACAAAAGTGTGCCAACACATGGCGTAATAGAATGGCTAGCTATACAGATATCCATAACGGCAGGAAGCTCACCTATTAACCTAGCCAATGTGACTATATCGCTGACATACCATGGTGTATCCGCATCCTTAACATATGTTGGCCTAGAAAACATAGGGAATGCTACTGTAACAAATGATGTGTACGGTTTCAACTCAGCAGTTGGTGGAACAAACAATGTGTTTAACAGCTCCTACTTCAAGACTATAAATGGTGCGTCCAATGGATCGAAACACTTTGCGATACTCGTTCTGAGTGATCCTACTAACTCTATGACAGCCCAGTACCCAGTGATATCATACGAGGATCAAGTTGATCTGCTAGTTAATGTAAGTGCAGTGTTTGGCGGAATTACTGAGGGTCAGGCAGTATCGGGTGAAGTACAAGCCCCAGTTGGATCTCCAGGTGTTATACAGTTTACTGCGCCAGAGTCCTTCGTCTCCGATGTGATACAGCTTCAATAA
- a CDS encoding flagella accessory protein C, which yields MGLLNNMKKLVKKEATATPQQSISEEKQVQAIHVTNGIDPKVIDAMNERMTKIENNLGKMTAELEGQKKSLSDMKNELEGIKENVKMVVSLYELVSRDFNPFMDKTPEEIRGITEELSDQINNLKRLVESAIKDLRELYGVPDIDQVIQMEEKK from the coding sequence ATGGGTCTCTTAAATAATATGAAAAAACTGGTTAAAAAAGAGGCCACAGCGACCCCCCAGCAAAGCATTAGCGAAGAAAAGCAGGTCCAAGCCATACATGTTACCAATGGAATTGATCCAAAAGTAATAGATGCAATGAATGAGAGGATGACAAAGATAGAAAATAATCTTGGAAAGATGACAGCGGAACTCGAAGGTCAAAAGAAAAGTCTCAGCGATATGAAGAATGAATTAGAGGGAATTAAGGAGAATGTAAAGATGGTAGTTTCACTGTACGAATTGGTATCCAGAGATTTCAATCCTTTCATGGACAAGACACCGGAGGAAATAAGAGGAATAACAGAAGAGCTTTCAGATCAGATAAATAATCTGAAAAGGCTTGTAGAGTCTGCAATAAAAGACTTGAGGGAACTGTATGGTGTACCTGACATAGACCAGGTCATTCAGATGGAGGAGAAAAAATGA
- a CDS encoding FlaD/FlaE family flagellar protein: MINDALKPYLEEKIESAKKTVPSFALEELKQKIISSPIQFGKSDIDDLVANLLKRYEQTKENSLIGKIDSIFKEISDMEKVMSGKAAEPAQPAEKPKKKAKLEAIGDDVVSIMVSLRWLEFLLDNYGPENTLDVLDYYESLGWISSTVKEQMMKYAKMTGVMNPAQEYKIKPSIQDHIINMLFIEKLRGEEINRDLIEALEREFRTIRKGVDELYGI; the protein is encoded by the coding sequence ATGATCAATGACGCTTTGAAACCATACCTGGAGGAGAAAATTGAGAGCGCTAAAAAAACCGTCCCCAGTTTCGCTCTTGAAGAACTAAAGCAGAAGATAATCTCTTCGCCAATACAATTCGGAAAGAGTGATATAGACGATTTGGTAGCAAACCTGCTAAAGAGATATGAGCAGACGAAGGAAAATTCGCTGATTGGGAAGATCGACTCAATATTCAAAGAAATATCCGACATGGAAAAGGTCATGTCTGGAAAGGCTGCAGAGCCTGCTCAACCTGCTGAAAAGCCTAAGAAGAAGGCAAAGCTGGAGGCAATAGGGGATGATGTAGTTTCGATAATGGTGTCGCTGCGCTGGCTCGAGTTTCTCTTGGACAATTACGGCCCTGAGAATACATTGGATGTACTCGACTACTATGAAAGCCTGGGCTGGATATCATCTACTGTTAAGGAACAGATGATGAAGTATGCAAAGATGACTGGGGTGATGAATCCTGCACAGGAATATAAGATAAAACCTTCAATACAAGATCACATAATAAACATGCTCTTCATAGAAAAACTCAGGGGAGAGGAGATAAACAGGGATCTAATAGAGGCGCTCGAGAGAGAGTTTAGAACAATAAGGAAAGGAGTTGACGAGCTTTATGGGATTTAG
- a CDS encoding flagellar protein F: MGFSYTVAAVIMLSSTLIFFGIVYSSYVQSNTSITNANQKLIKNIYNLENTKIEIVSYYYNSSSSTFYVNVTDNGSTSFNLSESNVILNGTLISFNESNQYIFPLETITISFKASPGIYSFELVMPDGYEVFKEVKS, encoded by the coding sequence ATGGGATTTAGCTACACTGTAGCGGCGGTCATAATGCTCTCGTCTACTCTCATATTTTTTGGGATAGTCTATTCATCTTACGTTCAATCTAATACCAGTATAACAAATGCAAATCAGAAATTGATAAAGAATATATATAATTTAGAAAATACAAAAATAGAGATAGTTAGCTATTATTATAATTCATCAAGTTCAACTTTTTATGTTAATGTAACTGACAACGGGAGCACTTCGTTCAATCTCTCGGAGTCCAATGTCATACTTAATGGTACGTTGATAAGTTTCAACGAATCAAACCAGTATATATTCCCGCTGGAAACGATAACTATATCGTTTAAGGCGAGTCCTGGTATATATTCCTTCGAATTAGTTATGCCAGATGGATACGAAGTATTTAAGGAGGTGAAGTCTTAG
- a CDS encoding flagellar protein G — MASTAVSELVFFIVTLLITASAVAVLSDQTIHIVYGMQSSSQRTTDMIQENFAIINNPDQIPYDNGYVFYIKNTGSVGFAFDNTSISVLVDGSAVTGKYVKFISLENSSILVPGQVGEIVVNETLSGYNSITISLGTGVSHTFNFEV, encoded by the coding sequence ATGGCTTCAACTGCAGTTTCAGAACTCGTCTTCTTTATAGTAACGTTGCTTATCACTGCTTCTGCGGTTGCTGTCCTCTCAGACCAGACGATACATATAGTATACGGGATGCAAAGCTCTTCTCAGAGAACTACCGACATGATCCAGGAAAATTTCGCCATAATAAACAACCCGGATCAGATACCATATGACAACGGTTACGTGTTCTATATAAAGAACACCGGGTCAGTTGGCTTTGCATTTGACAATACTAGTATATCCGTACTAGTCGATGGTTCAGCAGTTACCGGAAAGTACGTTAAGTTCATTTCTCTGGAAAACTCCTCGATTCTCGTACCTGGCCAGGTCGGAGAGATAGTGGTTAACGAGACGTTGTCCGGATACAATTCAATAACAATCAGCTTGGGTACAGGTGTATCGCATACATTTAATTTCGAGGTGTAA
- a CDS encoding ATPase domain-containing protein, which translates to MFFSFKIDGDELDKRMGGGVYVGQLFTILGDNSEGKTLLSLRLAYGFLKNGTSVAYVSSQMPVREFISFSDALGYPVLNEIISGTFMFVTPVFILRKPKKARLDDLLNNEKIREKNVLIIDSLNPAMFYDFDINTYMEKLRKFSENRVVILTASPSSLDDATTLRINQLSTTIVTLHSKELGGMKRHFIDLVKYPMVVRSIQQSIPFRVEPGRGLIVEISSVS; encoded by the coding sequence ATGTTCTTCAGCTTTAAGATCGATGGGGACGAACTCGACAAGAGGATGGGTGGCGGTGTTTACGTAGGGCAACTCTTCACCATCCTTGGAGACAACAGCGAGGGAAAGACTCTTCTATCGCTACGGCTAGCATACGGGTTTTTGAAGAATGGTACGTCTGTTGCTTATGTGTCTTCCCAGATGCCCGTGAGAGAGTTCATCTCATTCTCAGATGCCCTAGGGTACCCTGTTCTTAATGAGATCATCTCCGGTACATTCATGTTCGTAACGCCTGTATTTATATTGAGAAAGCCAAAAAAGGCAAGGTTAGACGACCTACTTAATAATGAAAAGATAAGGGAAAAGAATGTACTGATAATAGATTCATTAAATCCGGCGATGTTCTATGATTTTGATATAAATACTTACATGGAAAAACTCAGGAAATTTTCAGAGAACCGAGTAGTTATATTGACGGCGAGCCCGTCAAGCTTGGACGATGCAACCACGCTTAGGATTAACCAGCTCTCCACAACGATAGTTACGCTGCATTCAAAGGAGCTTGGGGGGATGAAGAGGCATTTCATCGATCTGGTAAAGTATCCAATGGTAGTCCGTAGTATACAGCAAAGCATACCGTTTAGGGTAGAACCAGGCCGTGGGCTCATAGTGGAAATATCTAGTGTGTCGTGA
- a CDS encoding type II/IV secretion system ATPase subunit has protein sequence MEKSIISDSYDVAISRNPHLAEYLSNYRNESGRSPSFLVNIDSSLKNLAHVDVIYPVGDPIFIHIYEKGKERRYKPIEPMLKDDEYHYMDAIMDIIMTRAFEYPPAESVEEQEKNIEDIFKKTVTVGSNKIRRGSVSLEKELYDKMLYNVKKEITGLGPLEPLIRDSHIEDISGIGPDDVYIVHKIFGSMATDITFGSMERLMVFSKRLSERVGRPVSDKRPIVDATLPDGSRLSLVYSTDISQRGPSFTIRKFSEVPLSIINLIKYNTMSYEEAAYLWLALEYGQSVFVCGETASGKTTVVNAIIPFIRPESKIYSAEDTPEIRAPQKAWQQLVTRESGSEESRVSLYDLLRTALRSRPNYIIVGEIRGAEGAMAFQAMQTGHPVISTFHASSVKKMIQRFTGNPINIPVTFMDNLNIVLIQQAVYVGGKFLRRTTSINEIEGYYEDLGGVATRAVFEWDPSTDKHIFRGMNNSYILEEKIAKTAGLVDTSLIYNELFRRARILKELSDQKISDYYEVYQKIKEFYEGGSGYGY, from the coding sequence ATGGAGAAATCCATAATATCTGATAGTTACGATGTTGCTATATCACGTAATCCACACTTGGCAGAATATCTTAGCAACTATAGGAATGAATCAGGGAGAAGCCCATCGTTCCTTGTAAACATAGATTCTTCTTTAAAGAACTTAGCTCATGTTGATGTAATTTATCCGGTAGGCGATCCTATATTCATACATATATACGAAAAAGGGAAAGAAAGGAGGTACAAACCGATTGAGCCCATGTTGAAGGATGACGAGTATCATTATATGGACGCCATAATGGATATAATTATGACTAGGGCTTTTGAGTACCCTCCAGCAGAATCCGTTGAGGAACAGGAAAAAAACATTGAAGATATATTTAAAAAGACGGTCACCGTTGGAAGCAATAAAATACGGAGAGGCAGCGTTTCTCTAGAGAAGGAACTTTACGATAAAATGCTCTATAATGTGAAGAAAGAGATCACGGGGCTAGGCCCTCTCGAACCGCTTATAAGAGATTCGCACATAGAGGATATAAGCGGCATCGGGCCTGACGATGTATACATAGTGCATAAGATATTTGGATCAATGGCCACGGATATAACATTTGGGAGTATGGAAAGGTTAATGGTATTCAGCAAAAGGCTTTCTGAAAGAGTCGGCAGGCCGGTTAGCGATAAAAGGCCAATAGTAGATGCTACCCTGCCTGATGGTTCAAGGCTTTCACTCGTTTACAGTACAGACATATCGCAAAGAGGCCCCAGTTTCACAATAAGAAAGTTCTCAGAGGTACCGCTCAGCATAATAAACCTGATAAAGTACAACACAATGTCTTATGAAGAAGCTGCTTACCTCTGGCTTGCGCTGGAATATGGACAGAGCGTATTTGTTTGCGGTGAAACGGCGAGTGGTAAAACAACTGTTGTCAACGCAATCATACCATTTATAAGGCCTGAATCAAAGATATATAGTGCAGAGGATACACCTGAAATAAGAGCACCACAAAAGGCGTGGCAGCAGCTAGTTACCAGGGAGAGCGGTTCGGAAGAAAGCAGAGTATCATTATACGATTTATTGAGGACAGCGCTCAGGTCTAGACCTAATTATATAATAGTAGGTGAAATAAGAGGTGCTGAAGGGGCTATGGCCTTCCAGGCCATGCAAACGGGCCATCCTGTCATCTCTACATTTCATGCATCATCTGTAAAGAAGATGATACAGCGGTTTACCGGCAATCCGATAAACATACCTGTTACATTTATGGATAACCTGAATATAGTGCTGATTCAACAGGCTGTCTACGTAGGTGGCAAATTCCTGAGGAGGACTACGAGCATAAACGAGATAGAGGGTTATTATGAGGATCTCGGAGGAGTGGCTACTAGAGCGGTATTTGAATGGGATCCTTCGACAGATAAGCATATATTCCGTGGAATGAACAACTCGTATATACTTGAGGAAAAGATAGCGAAAACGGCAGGACTCGTTGATACAAGCCTTATCTACAACGAGCTGTTCAGACGGGCAAGGATACTCAAGGAACTGTCGGATCAAAAAATAAGCGATTACTACGAAGTTTATCAGAAGATAAAGGAATTTTACGAAGGGGGCTCTGGGTATGGATACTAA